In Mycteria americana isolate JAX WOST 10 ecotype Jacksonville Zoo and Gardens chromosome 21, USCA_MyAme_1.0, whole genome shotgun sequence, the genomic stretch AAGGGCAAGCTGCCCAGGTCAGACCAGTCTCCCTTTCCAGGGATGCGTCCGTGCTCAGTGGACTCCCAGCGCACCCCGAGCAAAGGGCAGGTATTTACAGGGAGGAACTGCTCGAATTCACCGGGGTCTTCCCGAGCAAACCCACCTGTCACCGGAGCCTGGCTCCCCGGGATGTTCGAGGGAGCCCGGTGCAAGGAAACAGGGAGCCGGGATGCGGGGACCGGCgccgccccgccaccccccctccccaccccggctGCCCGATGTGGCCATCACAGCATCCCGTCTCGCATCGCGTCCCCTCCAGCCGCATCGCCGGGCGCCGTCAGCAGAACTGCAGGAGACGCAGAGCCGGGGGCAGGTGGTGAGCCCTCACCCAGCCCCCCGGCACCGTTTCGGGGGTCTCTGCCACCCACCCTGGGTGGGGAAGGGTTGGGGCAggcggagcccccccccccgccgggcacAGACCTTCCAGCGGTTCCCGCATTCGTTGCACAGCACGAATGTCGTCATGGGCTCGTCGGCGCTGCGCGTCTGGACCTGGGAAGGAGCGGGCGGCCGGGTCAGCGGAGACCCCTCCGGCGTCCCCCGAATCGGGGTCCTCTGGGGACAagggggagccccgggggcttTGCAGGGCTGACCTGGTTGTACGTGCAGTTCTTCTTCTTGCACTTGCCGCACTGGAAGAGGTCGGTGACGGTGCCGCCCGTCTTGGCCATCTGGTGCTCCCGGATGGCCTCCTGGGTCATGGCGTTCCTCAGCTCCTTCAGCTCATCGCTGGCCATCTCCTGCCACCGGCATCGGCCCGGCAGGGTCAGCGCTGCTGCGGCTCTGCCCGGGGGCTCGCAGCCAAGCCAGCACAGGGTGCAAGCCACCGTGGTCCATCACCCTCCCCATCCTCTCCAGGACCAGGACTGATCCTGCTCTCTGCGCTTGCTGGAGGGCTCAGGCCCatccagatgaaaaaaatcacccCAGCCTCAAACTGAAACTCTCGAGGGTCCCTACCTGGCTCCCCGCGGAGGGAGCGGGGCTCCCAGGAGCCTGATTTGGGGACCCCGATTGAGGATGAGGAATGGGGACCCTCAAGCCTGACTCCTGCCAGTGTGACATCCCACACCCGGCTCTGCgaagggctggggggctgcagggctctgggggGACCAGGCAGTGCCCCCTGCTTTCTCCCTGTGCCTGGTGCTCCCCGTGCCCCAGCAAGCACCAGGGTAGGACGGGGAGATGCTGGGACAAGCCCAGTGTGGACACCACCAAGCCAAGACCCAGCCAGCCCTTGGGCACCGAGGCAGAGGTCTCACCCCCCCAGGAGGCAGCATGGACGTGGTCGACAAgagccagccccgtgccccccaccccgctccccacctcGGCAGTCATGCGGGCGATGAGGCCGGGCAGGATGGCCCCGCACAGCACGTTCCTCCGCAGGCTGGGGTTCTTGGGGTCCTTCAGGTTGCTGATCCTGCTCCGCACCCGGTTGCGATACTTCATGTCCGTGCTTTTCAGCTCCTGGAAGATATGTGGGGGTCCGTCAAGGAATCAAGGGGGCAAGGTGGGGGGATGCCAGCCCCGTGGGCACCCGCTGCTGCTCTGGGCTCGGTGGTGCCGATCGTCACCAGGGCCAGTGCCCGCGTGCACGTGGAGGTGGCCGATCTCAACCGGGCTTTGCTCCCTGGGGGACCACGTGTGGGGGATCTCCCCCTCCCTGGGTTCAGTAGGATGAAGCACAGCTTGGGATGCGGGGAGGAAAAACAACTTTGCATTTCCCTGCTGTGACACCCAAAGGCTGTCGGGGCACAGGGACCGTCACCAAGCCCTGTGCTGGGATGTGAGTTCATGGTGCAGACTCAgcccgctctcctcctcccaagCTGGCCAAAAAGCCGCCGGCTGCCTGCACGGATGCGGGCAGAGACAGGCTGAGGTGGCAGCTTCGGGGTCCTACGAGGGAAGCGCACCAAAAATCGAAGCGTACCCAGGAGGGGGATCCACCCTGGGGGCAGTCCCGGTCTCGGGGAGCTGCTAGGAGACCCCCAAGCCTTGAGTCGGGGGTGAACGGAGGCGGCTCCATCCCTGCCAGCGTGCCACAGCCTGGGCACCGCGACGGACCGGGGCCGGCAAGAGAAACGGGCACCCACAGCAGGCTCAAAGAAGAGGCATGGgctgggtttgggttttatttccccAGGGACGAAGGCAGGTCCCCGagcagaggggtttgggggggacgcACAGACCCCCGGACTAAGGCAGGTGCCCGGGGGATGCTCTGCTCAGCATCAGCCTCTAACCGGGGTCTGGGCTCCCTCTGCAGGCAACGGGGACAGCAGAGCCCGTCACCCTCTGTCCTTGTCCCTGCCACCCTCTGTCCTTGTCCCTGCCACCCTCTGTCCTTGTCCCCACCACCACTCTTGGGCCCACGTGTGTGTCCCCCAGCAGATGGAGCCTGGGGGCTCCCAGCTCCCCCAAAGGATATGGTCTTCGATCTCCGATGCCATCTTCTCGCAGTTGACACCGAACTCCTTGTAGTCGTCTAAAGGGCAGAGAGGCCGAGGGGTGAAACCAGCCGGGTCTCACCGGGCACCGAGAAaccccgaaaaaaaaaaaaatctcacctctCCCCCTCAACTTGTCCCAGGCACCCCATCTCCAAAAAAACCAATGTTTTACCCATCTTGAACCTTACGAAGACCCCATCCCCACATCCAACCCCTTATCGGAGACCCTACCaacctccttttctttcattttggggCTGAACACTGAGCtatgagctgcagctgcagtttgCTTGCAAGTCCAGGGTGAGTTTGCTGTCGCAGGGCTCCGGGTGCCCCAGGATGCAGAGCCTTgcttgttattgtagggttgctcCTATTAGGGCTGTCCCATACGAGAAACAGCCCAGTTTGGGCTCCAGCACCCCCCAAGCTCCAGCACCCCCCAGACCCGCTCACCGTCCATGCGGAGGGCGGCCGTCAGCATCTCGATGCACTTGTCCCGCACCGAGTCCCCCGTGAGGTAGCAGGGGGccaggaggcaggggctgggcgaGAAGGGGGGGCTGGTGGGGGTCCGCGGCGTCTCCGGTTTGGCCTTGCTGCTGTTGGCTCTGCAGGGGCACACGGGGAGGACAGGCAGGCACCAGGGtcctggcacagccccaggggACCCGCCGTGGGTCCTGCGGCAGCGGGATGGGGCTCTCCTACCTCTCCTCCTTGCTGTCGCTGGAGTTTCTCCAGCAGCCGGTGGGAGCTGGCGAGGGGCTGGTGCCCACAGAGGCTCTCCTGGGGGTGGCacggggggacagtggggatgaCACCAGAGACAGGGCATGCAGGACAGGGGGCAGGGAGCGGTGGCAGGACCTCACAGGCACCAGCACATCAACGTGAGCGCTCAGAAGCCAACAGGAATCTCCCCAGAGGAGGATTTGCTCCTCACGGGGAATGTCCCAGTGCCCGTGGCAGGATCAGGGCTCCCAGCCATCTCTACCCACCCCGGACTTGGGTCCCATGGTAAGAGCATCCCCAAAGGGGATCCCCGAAGCATCCCCAGGCTGCCCGGGGACACCCCCTACCTCTCCCCTGACGGTCTCttttgcagggaggaagaggaggagatggcCGAGGTGGTGGAGGACCTCGAGTCGGCAGAGTCTCTCCTGGCAGGACGAGCCCCGTGTCAGAGGGCGGCGATAGGGACCAGGCGTGGGTCCGGACCCCCATCCGCAGCCCGGCAAGGGGCTGGGGTCCGACCTCTCCCATCCCTGTCCAGCCCAGGCACCCACCTCTCTTTCTTGCCATCCGGAGGTGACTTCTTCGAGGACGCAGTGGGGCTCTGGCCGTCACTGGAGTCTCTTCACCGCAGAAGCCCAAAGAAGGGAGAGATGCTCTCAGCGAGCCTGGCCCCAGCACACCCCGCTGTGACCTGGTGAGCCGCATCCTGCCTGCCCATCTGCACACCCCATCCCCAGCCACGTCACCCCTGAGCCCCACCAGCGCCCAGGCTGCCGGCAAAGCCTCCCcgggctggcagagcccggcgcgAGGGTCGGTGTGCCCTTCGGCAGGTACCTCTCCGGGACGGAGTCGGCAGGGTGGCCCCGGGGGGCGGTGGCACGAGAGCCGGACTTGCTGGGCTTCCTAGGGACAGAGAGAGTGGGGCAGGGTCAGACGAGCACCGTCCAAATAGCCCTCGCCCGGGGAATAAATAGctctagagaaggaaaaaggggaaaaaaatgccatttctccCTCTGTTATCCAAAAGCTGCCCTGGTGCTGCcatggctgcaggcagctgccctttGGTTCTCCGGCGGTGCTGGTGGCACCCGTGGACAGGCAGAGATGGATAAATCAAACAACTCGTAGGGAGCGAGCAGAGGGTGGGCTTGTATCGGCCCCACTGATGCCTTGGCCACGCGGCTGGTGCCCCCCGACAGCGGGCAGGAGCCCCCACCTCTCCTTGTGCTTCTCCCTGTGCTTCTCAGCCGGGCTCTTGGGGTGCTTCGCCCCTTCGTTCGGGCAGCTGGGAAAATCCAgccccttctccttcttctccttctccccgtCCATGTCCTTCTCCTTCTTCGGGGTGGTGGAGGACTCTGGGGGAAGCATTTGGGTGTCACaggcacagaatcacagaatcacagaatggtataggttggaaaagacctttaagctcatcgagtccaaccgtacacctaacactgcccagcccaccactacaccatgtccctgagcacctcagccaaacgtcctttaaatacctccagggatggggactccaccactgccctgggcagcctgttccagtgctggacaaccctttcagtgaaggaaaatttcccaatatccagtctaaacctcccctggcgcaacttgaggccatttcctctcgtcccatcacttgttacctgggagaagagaccaaccccacctctccacaccctcctttcaggcagctgtagagagcgatgaggtctcccctcagcctccttttctccaggctgaacaaccccaggtccctcagccgctccccatcagccttgtgctccagacccttccccagctccgttgcccttctctggacacgctccagcccctccatgtctctcttgtggtggggggcccaacactgaacacagcattcgaggtgcggcctcagcagcgccgagcacagggggacagtgctgagcacagggcttTGGGCACGGCCCAAACCAGCGCAGGGCACCTGGGGAGCTGCATCCCAGGGTGGGGGGATAGCTGGGGGGATGCTCAGCCCTTGTGGGGGGCACACACTGATTTACACCGCTCCATCCCGGAGCGAAAACGAGCTCTTGGAAAATCCATCAAGCCTGTGCATCGCCTGGCAGGACTGGGTTACGGTGGCTGCGATGAACGGGAGCCTGCACGTCCCAGCTCGGGACTGATCCCACCCTGACCCCTCCCGGAAAGCATCAGGGGTTTGGGGTGCCAGAACGGCCCGGGAAGGGTTGGGGCTTGGGGGGGTTCCTGCCTCTCCCTGGCATCGCTCACCCAGCAGCCGCTTCCAGTTCTTGATGAGAATTTTGGCCGATGCCACCACCTCTTCGTCCGAGCAGTGTTTCCGCACCGAGTTGACGGCCACCCCAATCCGCGTGGTCTGGGGACGCACAGCGGGGACGCGTCCTTAGGGACGTGCCGGCTGGCACGGGGTGGACAGGACAAACCACCCCATGGGGTGTCCCCCCTGCCAGCAACTGCTGCCCCCCACCCAGACCCcctcacctgcagcagctggataGTCATGGTGTAGCCGGTGAGGGACTTGAGCAGATCCAGTGCCCCTTCCTAGAGCGGGGAGAGGCCACGGGGGCCCTTGAGGAGCCAgagagaaatggggggggggcaCGCCGAGGCAGCCCgcatccccccttccctc encodes the following:
- the TCEA3 gene encoding transcription elongation factor A protein 3 isoform X2 encodes the protein MGPAEELVRIAKKLDKMVARKSMEGALDLLKSLTGYTMTIQLLQTTRIGVAVNSVRKHCSDEEVVASAKILIKNWKRLLESSTTPKKEKDMDGEKEKKEKGLDFPSCPNEGAKHPKSPAEKHREKHKERDSSDGQSPTASSKKSPPDGKKERRDSADSRSSTTSAISSSSSLQKRPSGERRASVGTSPSPAPTGCWRNSSDSKEERANSSKAKPETPRTPTSPPFSPSPCLLAPCYLTGDSVRDKCIEMLTAALRMDDDYKEFGVNCEKMASEIEDHIFQELKSTDMKYRNRVRSRISNLKDPKNPSLRRNVLCGAILPGLIARMTAEEMASDELKELRNAMTQEAIREHQMAKTGGTVTDLFQCGKCKKKNCTYNQVQTRSADEPMTTFVLCNECGNRWKFC
- the TCEA3 gene encoding transcription elongation factor A protein 3 isoform X1; protein product: MGPAEELVRIAKKLDKMVARKSMEGALDLLKSLTGYTMTIQLLQTTRIGVAVNSVRKHCSDEEVVASAKILIKNWKRLLESSTTPKKEKDMDGEKEKKEKGLDFPSCPNEGAKHPKSPAEKHREKHKERKPSKSGSRATAPRGHPADSVPERDSSDGQSPTASSKKSPPDGKKERRDSADSRSSTTSAISSSSSLQKRPSGERRASVGTSPSPAPTGCWRNSSDSKEERANSSKAKPETPRTPTSPPFSPSPCLLAPCYLTGDSVRDKCIEMLTAALRMDDDYKEFGVNCEKMASEIEDHIFQELKSTDMKYRNRVRSRISNLKDPKNPSLRRNVLCGAILPGLIARMTAEEMASDELKELRNAMTQEAIREHQMAKTGGTVTDLFQCGKCKKKNCTYNQVQTRSADEPMTTFVLCNECGNRWKFC